In Nitrospira sp., the following proteins share a genomic window:
- a CDS encoding flippase-like domain-containing protein: protein MIIKDSVLRRILFLVGLLTFSGLIWHIGPVRIVDTVAGLGPIAGVVILLPSLLMYLLEAYGWRLTLRQYADAVSFGRLLAIRTAGEVVNMTTPTAYVGGEPLKAMLLKPSGVPMIEGLASVITAKTTMTIAQVLFILLGIGLAFGLVGSSGGGHASLLAAVVGVGLLLFGIALFVMVQRIGLFLGLLNVLRWCRIRIAYLEAREDKLRELDRTILDFYTRDRRAFVLSISFFFLGWLAEALEVFVILHYIGGGRADPLAAVAIGALSVFIKGGTFFIPGSLGAQEGGNLLVLVVFGYSEVVGITFALLRRVRELVWIAIGLLCLAGLGGTLTQTGEPSQKP from the coding sequence CTGATCATTAAGGACTCTGTGCTAAGGCGCATCCTTTTTCTCGTCGGCCTCCTCACCTTCAGTGGATTGATCTGGCACATCGGTCCTGTACGGATCGTGGACACCGTGGCCGGGCTCGGGCCGATCGCGGGGGTGGTCATTCTGCTGCCGTCGCTGCTCATGTATCTGCTGGAGGCCTATGGCTGGCGGCTGACGCTGCGGCAGTATGCCGATGCGGTCTCGTTCGGACGGCTGCTGGCGATCCGCACGGCGGGCGAAGTTGTCAATATGACGACGCCGACTGCCTATGTCGGCGGGGAGCCGCTCAAGGCGATGCTGCTCAAGCCGTCCGGTGTACCCATGATCGAAGGGCTGGCCTCTGTCATCACAGCCAAGACGACGATGACGATTGCGCAGGTGCTGTTCATTCTGCTCGGGATTGGGCTGGCCTTCGGACTGGTCGGCTCGTCCGGCGGCGGGCACGCCTCGTTACTTGCCGCCGTGGTGGGCGTGGGGCTGCTGCTGTTTGGAATCGCACTCTTCGTGATGGTGCAGCGCATCGGACTGTTTCTGGGCCTGCTCAATGTGCTGCGCTGGTGCCGCATTCGCATTGCGTACCTTGAAGCGCGCGAGGACAAATTGCGCGAACTTGATCGGACAATTTTGGATTTCTACACGCGCGACCGCCGCGCCTTTGTGCTCTCGATCAGCTTCTTCTTTCTGGGCTGGCTAGCTGAGGCGCTCGAGGTCTTTGTCATTCTTCATTATATCGGGGGAGGGCGCGCTGACCCGCTGGCGGCCGTCGCGATCGGTGCCCTGTCGGTGTTCATTAAGGGTGGGACGTTCTTTATCCCTGGCAGCCTTGGCGCGCAGGAGGGCGGCAATCTCCTGGTGCTCGTCGTCTTCGGCTATTCCGAAGTGGTCGGGATCACCTTTGCACTGCTGCGGCGCGTGCGCGAACTGGTCTGGATCGCCATCGGGCTGCTCTGTCTGGCGGGGCTGGGTGGGACGCTGACCCAAACGGGCGAGCCGTCACAGAAACCGTAG